The window TGGCCAGGGACATTCCGCAGGCGCCGATGCCCATGACGACAGGAATGATCCAGCCGGATGACACCGGAACCACGAACAGACCCAGATCGATCCGCCCGGCCGGGAACCAGGCCGGGGGCGCTATGACCTGCAGGACCAGGGAGGCGCCGAACAACAGCATGCCGGCCGCTAGAACTCGGGCCTCGCCGAAACGTCTCGCCAGTCGCCCAGCCAGCAAGCCCTGATTCACGGCCGAGACCAGCCCGACGATCATGAAACTCAACCCGACTTCGCGCGCCGTCCAGGCGTAGCGGTTCTCGGCCCACAGGCCAAAGGCGCTTTCCATGGCCGAGAAGCCGGCCAGATAGATCAGACTGACTATCAGAACCCGAGACACCACGGCATCGGCGCGCGCGAAATGCAGACCCGACAGAAAGGCGGGGCGTGGCGCCGCCGGATCGGCCCTGGCCCGGCTTTCCCGCAGGAAAAAGATAACGCCCAGGGCCGCCAGCACAGCTGCGCCGGAGGCCGCGAAGATCGGCAGCTGGTAACCCACATGGCCCATCTGCGGCTGCGCCAAGAGGCCGCCCATGCCCGGTCCGACGATGAAGCCCAGGCCGAAGGCGGCGCCGATCAGGCCCATGCGTCCGGCGCGACGTTCCGGCGGAGTGACGTCAGCGATATAGCCCTGCACCGTCGAGATATTGCCCGCCCCCAGGCCGGTGAACAGCCGCACCAGCACCGCCGCCCAGATATTGGGCGCGAAGGCCAGCAGCAGGTAACCGGCCGCATTGGCCGCCAGGGTGGCCAGCAGAACCGGCTTGCGTCCGATCCGGTCGGACAGGCGCCCCCAGAAGGGCTCGGCGAAGAACTGACCAAGGGAATAGGCCGAGAACAACAGGGTGATCTGCCACGGCTCGGCCTGGAGGCTTCGAGCGAAGAAGGGCAGCAGGGGCACCACCAGGCCGAACCCGACCAGGTTGATGAAGACCACGGCGAACAAGACCGCCAGGGTCGGCGTGCCGGCGGCGCGAGCAGGGATGATCGGAGACCTCATGGTGCTTCGCCTACCGGGTCAGGGCGCAAAAGCAAACGCCCCGGCCATGCGGCCGGGGCGTTCCTGATCTGTCGATCGAGGTGCGATCAGCGCGGCGCCAGGATCATGATCATCTGGCGGCCTTCCATACGCGGCGCGTATTCGACCTTGGCGACTTCGTCGAAATCGGCCTGCACCTTGTTGAGCAGCTTCATGCCCAGTTCCGGGTGCGCCATTTCACGACCACGGAAGCGCAGCGTCACCTTGACCTTGTCCCCTTCGTCGAAGAAGCGGTGCATGGCCTTGGCCTTCACCTCATAGTCATGGGTGTCGATGTTCGGGCGGAGTTTGATTTCCTTGAGCTCGACGACCTTCTGGCGTTTGCGCGCCTCGGCTTTCTTCTTCTGCTCCTGGAAACGATGCTTGCCGTAGTCCAGGATCTTGCAGACAGGCGTCTCGGCGTTGCCGACGATCTGGACCAGATCCAGGCCGGCCTCTTCGGCGGCTTCCAGGGCGGCGGACAGGGGCATGACGCCCTGCTTTTCGCCGTTCTGATCGATCAGCAGAACGCGGGTGGCGCGGATTTCCTGGTTGATGGGCGGCCCGTCCTTGACGGGCGGCGCTTGCATGGGACGGCGAATGGGCGTCGTTTCCTTATGTGGTCAGATAAGAGGTCGATAAATCTCGCAGGGATCAGCGCGCGACAGAGCGGCGCGTTCCCGGCGGGCGGAATATGACGATAGAGCCCCTGAAATTCAAGGCTGGTCGGGGTTTGCGCCGCTGATGAAAGCGTCGTGCAGCGCCAGGACCGCCGCGACCGTCTGGTCGACGGTCAATTCCGTAATCGGTCTGAACTCGCCGCGTGCCGGGCTAGAGGCCAGAACCCGGCCCTTCGGCCCCCAGGGCGCCTTGTGCCACCACTCGCTGGGACCGAAGAGGCCAAGCGTCGGCGTTCCGGTTGCAGCGGCCACGTGCATCAGGCCGGAATCATTGCCGACGAACAGGCGCGCGCGGGCGATGGCCGCTGCCGAGGCCAGGATGTCGCCGCGACCCACGCAGTCGATCCCGCGAAGGCCCGCCGCCATCAGGGCGGGGGCGGCCGCCGGGTGATCGCCCGGGCCGCCGACCAGCATGAAGCGCCAGCCGTCGAAACGGGGCTCGGCCTTCAGTCGTTCGACCAGGGCGGCCCAGCGGTCGGAGGGCCAGCTGCGGTCCGCCGCCGTCGAGATGGGCGCCAGGGCCAGGATGGGCGCCGGATCCTCGCCGATGATCGCCGCCGCCTGGGAACGGGCCTGATCGTCGAGGAAGATCTCGGGTTCCATGACCGCTTGGGCCTTCATCATGCGCGAGAAGGTCTCGACCTTGGCCAGACCGGTCTCCCAGGAGCGGTTGTAGATGCGGCGCTCGCCCGCGCGCAGCAGATAGGCCAGGCCCGAACCGCGCACATCGACCGCCATGGCCCAGCGCGTGCCGACCGTCGCCCGCCACAGGGCGCGCCAGTGACCGGCCGCCTTCTGCTTGGGCCAGGGGATGACCTTGACCACGCCGGGCGCGGCGCGGAACAGGGCCGCCGCCGTCGGGCCACAGGCCACGGTGATTTCGGCTCCCGGAACCTGGCGTCCGATTTCACGGATCGCGCCGGAGGACATGACGCAGTCGCCGATCCGGTCGGAGGTGACGAACAGGACCTGCGGCGCTGATCCGCTCATGCCGAGGCGTCCGACGGCTGAGCGACATAGGCGTCGTAGAGATCCAGCGTCGCCGCAAAGACCGCCTCCACCGTCAGGTCCTCGATGGGTGCGAACTGGCCGCGCGTGTTGTTGGAGGCGACGGTGCGGGTTTTCGGGCCGCGCGGTCCGTACAGCCACCATTCCGTCGGCCCGAACAGGCCCAGTGTCGGCGTTCCCGCAGCGGCGGCCACATGCATCAGACCGGAGTCGTTGCCGACGAACAGGGCGGAACGGCTGATGGCGGCGGCCGAGGCCAGGATGTCGCCCTTGCCGACAAAATCGATACCCCGGTCGCCAGCGGCCGACAGGGCCGGGGCTGCGGGCGGGTGGTCGCCAGGGCCGCCGACCAGCATGAAGCGCCAGCCGTCGAAGCGGGACTCGGCCTTCAGCTTCTCGACCAGGGCGCCCCAGCGGTCGGCAGGCCAGCTCTTGCCCTTCTGGTGGGCGATGGGCGCCAGGGCGATGATCGGCCCGGGGCCGGCGCCGTCGGCCAGTTGCGGGTCGATGACGGCGGCCGCCTCGGCGCGGGCGCGACCGTCGATGTAGTGCTCGGGCTCCAGCGAATGCGGGGCCTGCATCAGGCGCGACACCACCTCGACCTTGGGGACGCCGGTTTCCCAGCCGCGATTATAGATGCGGCGCGTCCCGGCCCGGATCAGCCAGCCCAGGGCCGAACCGCGCGTGTCGATGACCACGTCCCACGGCTGCTTCACCACCTCAGCCCACAGACGGAACCAGTGCGAGGCCCACTTGCCCTTGTTGACGACGATGATCCGCTCGACGCCGGGGGCGGCGCGGAAGAAGGGCGCGGGAGGGCCGCCGGCGGCGACGGTGATCCGGGCGCCGGGCCACTGGCGGTTGATCTCGCGCACCACGCCCGAGGCGATGACGCTGTCGCCGATACGGTTGGGGCTGATGAACAGCACCCGGGCGCCGGACGCGGATGCTTGCTGGTTGTCGGACACGCGGATCAGCCTTCACTTCCCTGAGGTTTTTTCGTTACCAGTCCAGGGAGCGTTGCGCGAGAGAGGAAGCCATGTCCGACATCCAGACCCTGAGCCGCCCCGACGGCGAGACCCTGGCCTTCAAGACGGTCAAGGGCGCCGGCCCGACCGTGATCTGGATCGGAGGCTTCCGTTCGGACATGGAGGGGACCAAGGCTCTGGCGCTGGACGTCGCTGCGCGCGAACGCGGGTGGAACTACGTCCGCTACGACCACTTCGCCCACGGCCAGTCCTCGGGCGACTGGAGGCAGGCCACCATCGGTCGCTGGCGCGAGGACGCCGTCGCCCTGATCGACAGCCTTCAGGGGCCGGTGATCCCGGTCGGCTCATCCATGGGCGGCTGGGTCGCCCTGCTGGCGACCTTGGCGCGGCCCGAAAGGGTCAAGGGCCTGGTCCTGGTCAATCCGGCCCAGGACTTCACCGAAAAGCTGATGTGGCCCGGTCTGGCCGACCACGAACGCCAGGTCATCCTGCGCGAGGGCGAGACGGTCATTACCGAGGAGGGGCTGGGGTCCTACGTCCTGACGCGGCGGATGTTCGAGGAGGCGCGCGACTGGCTGCTGCTGGACGGGGTGATCGAGATCACGGCGCCGATCCATGTGCTGCAAGGCCGCGCCGACGACGTGGTGCCGTGGCGCCATCAGGTCGAGCTGGCCGAACGCCTGACCGGCGGCGACCTGCGTCTGGACCTGATCGAGGGCGGCGACCACCGGCTGTCGACGCCGCGCGATCTGACGCGTCTGATCGAGGCGGTGGAGGCGATGCGGGGCTGACCTCGCACCGCCGTCCGATCACAGGATGAACCGGCTCAGGTCGATGTTCCTGGCCAGCTCGCCGACCTTTTCGCGCACCATGTCGCCGTCGAAGGTCAGGGTCTGGCCCGACAGGTCCGAGGCCTTGAAGCTGGTCTCTTCCAGCACCCGCTCCAGCACGGTCTGCAGCCGGCGCGCGCCGATGTTCTCGACGGTGGAGTTGGCGGCCACGGCGGCGTCGGCCATGGCCTCGACCGCGTCGTCGGTGAAGACCAGCGCGACCCCTTCGGTCTCCAGCAGGGCCTGGTTCTGACGGATCAGGTTGGCCTCGGGCTCGGTCAGGATGCGCTTGAAGTCGTCGCGGGTCAGGGCCTTCAACTCGACCCGGATCGGCAGGCGGCCCTGCAGTTCGGGCAGCAGGTCCGACGGCTTGGCCACGTGGAAGGCGCCCGAGGCGATGAACAGGACATGGTCGGTCTTCACCGGCCCGTACTTGGTCGATACCGTCGTGCCCTCGATCAGGGGCAGCAGGTCGCGCTGCACGCCTTCACGCGACACATCGGCCCCGGACGCGCCCTGACGCGCGGCCACCTTGTCGATCTCGTCAAGGAAGACGATGCCTTCGTTCTCGGCCAGCAGCAGGGCTTCCTTGGTCAGGCTCTCCTGATCCAGCAGCTTGTCGCTTTCCTCGGTGGTCAGGGGCGCCATGGCCTCGGCCACCGTCAGCTTGACCGTCTTGGTGCGCCCGCCGCCCATCTTGCCCAGCAGGTCGGACAGGTTCAGCAGACCGACGTTGCCGCCGCCGCCCGGCATATCCAGCCCTTGCAGGGGCGACGCCGTATCGGCCAAGGCGATCTCGATCTCCTTGTCGTCCAGTTCTCCGGCGCGCAGCTTCTTGCGGAAGGCGTCGCGGGTGGCGGGCTGCGAACCTGCGCCCACCAGGGCGTCCAGAATGCGCTCCTCGGCCTGACCTTCGGCGCGCGCCTTGACGCCCGAGCGGCGCTTGTCACGCACCATGACCAGAGCGCTCTCGACCAGATCGCGCATGATCTGATCGACGTCGCGACCGACATAGCCGACCTCGGTGAACTTGGTCGCCTCGACCTTGAGGAAGGGCGAGCCCGCCAGCCTGGCCAGACGCCGGGCGATCTCGGTCTTGCCGACGCCCGTCGGGCCGATCATCAGGATGTTCTTGGGCGTGACCTCGTCGCGCAGATCCTCGGGCACGCGCTTGCGGCGCCAGCGGTTGCGCAGGGCCACCGCCACGGCGCGCTTGGCGTCGTCCTGGCCGACGATATAGCGGTCCAGTTCGGAAACGATTTCGCGGGGAGAAAGGTCGGTCATACTTTTTTCCAGAAGGGCTTGTGTGCGGCGCTATCGTTCGCCGCGCGGCGGCTCACTGCTTGAGCGCCTTCACAAGCTTTCGATGGTCAGGTTTCCGTTGGTGTAGACGCAGATGTCGGCGGCGATCTTCATGGCTTTGCGGGCGATCTGTTCGGCGTCCAGTTCGGTGTGCTCGTCGATCAGGGCGCGGGCGGCGGCCAGGGCGTAGTTGCCGCCAGAGCCGACGGCGGCCACGCCGTATTCCGGCTCCAGCACGTCGCCGACGCCGGTGACGGTCAGAATGGTGTCCTTGTCGGCGACCAGCAGCATGGCCTCCAGCCGACGCAGATAGCGGTCGGTGCGCCAATCCTTGGCCAGTTCGACGCAGGCCCGCGCAAGTTGGTCGGGATACTGCTCCAGCTTGGCTTCCAGCCGCTCGATCAGGGTCAGGGCGTCGGCCGTGGCCCCAGCGAAGCCCGCCAGAACCTTGCCGCCCGCCAGGGTGCGCACCTTGCGCGCCGCGCCCTTGACAATGGTGGGGCCCATCGAGACCTGGCCGTCGCCGGCGATGACGGTGCGGCCGTTCTTGCGCACCGCCAGGATGGTGGTGCCGTGCCAGTCGGGAAAGCTTGAGGTCTGGGTCATGGGCGATCAGATGGCGAGGAACAGACGTCCTCGCAAGACGCCGCCACGCCGCAGGGATGCACGGCGCAGCTTGCTTGCGGGTCTCGTCCGTGACACGGACCCTCGCAGTTGCGTAGCTTTCGCGTCCTGTTCGAGTACCGCCTTGCCTCTGCACCGCGCCATCTATGTCAGCGACGCCGTCGGCGGCGCGGCGACCAGCCTTCTCGTTCTGGCCGAAATCCTCGGCGCCTCGGACCGCAACAACCGTCGCGATGGCCTGACGGGGGTCCTGATGCGCCACGGCGGACGCTTCATGCAGGCCATCGAGGGGCGCCGCGCCGACGTGGACCGGCTGATGGATCGGCTGCGCGCCGACCCCCGCCACGAAAACCTGCGACTGTTGTCCGACCAGGACGTGTCAGAGCGCCTGTTTCGGGAATGGCCGATGACCCTGGTCGAGATGACGCCGGACGCCACGCGGGTCCTGAGCGGTGCGACGTTGGACCAGTTGAGTCCGGATCGGGCCGAGGCGCTTTTGAGCGCCGCCGCGGGCGCCTTGCCGCTTCCGGCCTGACGTCGCCTGTGACGGCCTCCACCTGACGGCGGAGACCGTCTGCGCTAGACAGGGTCGCGTGACCCAGTCCCTTGCCCCCACCCCTGCCCGTTTCTCCGATGAGGAGGTCGAGCGCTATGCGCGTCAGCTGGTCCTGTCCGAGATCGGCGGCCCCGGCCAGCAGGCGCTGAAGCGCGCACGGGTGCTGATCATTGGTCTGGGCGGGGTGGGCGCCCCCGCCGCCCTCTATCTGGCCGCCGCCGGTGTCGGGACCCTGGGCCTGATCGATCATGACGCGGTGGCCCTGTCCAACCTGCAGCGGCAGATCATCTTCACCACCGCCGACGCCGAGCGGCCCAAGGTCGAGGCGGGGGCCGGACATCTGGCCGCCCTCAATCCTCACGTCGTTGTCGAAGCCTTGCCCGAGCGGCTGACGCCCGACAACGCCCGCGCTCTGATCGCGCAGTTCGACGTGGTCCTGGATGGAACCGACGACTTCGACACGCGGTTCGCCGTCAACGCCGCCTGCGTGGCGACGGGCAGGCCCCTGGTGTCCGGCGCCCTGGGTCGCTGGAACGGTCAGGTCGGGGTCTTCACCGGCCAGCCCTGCTATCAATGTCTGGTGTCGGAAGCCCCGCCCGACGCCGAGACCTGCGCTCGCGTTGGGGTGGTCGGCGCCCTGGCGGGGGTGATCGGCGCCATGGCGGCGCTGGAGGCGATCAAGCTGATCACCGGGGCGGGCGCGCCGCTGAGCGGCCGCCTGATGCTCTATGACGGTCTGGCGGGCGGCAGCCGCGTGGTGAAGGTCGCCGCCGACCCCGCCTGCCCGATCTGCGGATCAGCTCACGCCTAGAGCATGGCCGGGATGACCCGGTCCGGCGGGCGGTGGCCGTTCTGGTAGGTCATGATGTT of the Brevundimonas pondensis genome contains:
- a CDS encoding HesA/MoeB/ThiF family protein, whose product is MTQSLAPTPARFSDEEVERYARQLVLSEIGGPGQQALKRARVLIIGLGGVGAPAALYLAAAGVGTLGLIDHDAVALSNLQRQIIFTTADAERPKVEAGAGHLAALNPHVVVEALPERLTPDNARALIAQFDVVLDGTDDFDTRFAVNAACVATGRPLVSGALGRWNGQVGVFTGQPCYQCLVSEAPPDAETCARVGVVGALAGVIGAMAALEAIKLITGAGAPLSGRLMLYDGLAGGSRVVKVAADPACPICGSAHA
- a CDS encoding glycosyltransferase family 9 protein, producing MSDNQQASASGARVLFISPNRIGDSVIASGVVREINRQWPGARITVAAGGPPAPFFRAAPGVERIIVVNKGKWASHWFRLWAEVVKQPWDVVIDTRGSALGWLIRAGTRRIYNRGWETGVPKVEVVSRLMQAPHSLEPEHYIDGRARAEAAAVIDPQLADGAGPGPIIALAPIAHQKGKSWPADRWGALVEKLKAESRFDGWRFMLVGGPGDHPPAAPALSAAGDRGIDFVGKGDILASAAAISRSALFVGNDSGLMHVAAAAGTPTLGLFGPTEWWLYGPRGPKTRTVASNNTRGQFAPIEDLTVEAVFAATLDLYDAYVAQPSDASA
- a CDS encoding alpha/beta fold hydrolase, producing MSDIQTLSRPDGETLAFKTVKGAGPTVIWIGGFRSDMEGTKALALDVAARERGWNYVRYDHFAHGQSSGDWRQATIGRWREDAVALIDSLQGPVIPVGSSMGGWVALLATLARPERVKGLVLVNPAQDFTEKLMWPGLADHERQVILREGETVITEEGLGSYVLTRRMFEEARDWLLLDGVIEITAPIHVLQGRADDVVPWRHQVELAERLTGGDLRLDLIEGGDHRLSTPRDLTRLIEAVEAMRG
- the hslU gene encoding ATP-dependent protease ATPase subunit HslU translates to MTDLSPREIVSELDRYIVGQDDAKRAVAVALRNRWRRKRVPEDLRDEVTPKNILMIGPTGVGKTEIARRLARLAGSPFLKVEATKFTEVGYVGRDVDQIMRDLVESALVMVRDKRRSGVKARAEGQAEERILDALVGAGSQPATRDAFRKKLRAGELDDKEIEIALADTASPLQGLDMPGGGGNVGLLNLSDLLGKMGGGRTKTVKLTVAEAMAPLTTEESDKLLDQESLTKEALLLAENEGIVFLDEIDKVAARQGASGADVSREGVQRDLLPLIEGTTVSTKYGPVKTDHVLFIASGAFHVAKPSDLLPELQGRLPIRVELKALTRDDFKRILTEPEANLIRQNQALLETEGVALVFTDDAVEAMADAAVAANSTVENIGARRLQTVLERVLEETSFKASDLSGQTLTFDGDMVREKVGELARNIDLSRFIL
- a CDS encoding glycosyltransferase family 9 protein — its product is MSGSAPQVLFVTSDRIGDCVMSSGAIREIGRQVPGAEITVACGPTAAALFRAAPGVVKVIPWPKQKAAGHWRALWRATVGTRWAMAVDVRGSGLAYLLRAGERRIYNRSWETGLAKVETFSRMMKAQAVMEPEIFLDDQARSQAAAIIGEDPAPILALAPISTAADRSWPSDRWAALVERLKAEPRFDGWRFMLVGGPGDHPAAAPALMAAGLRGIDCVGRGDILASAAAIARARLFVGNDSGLMHVAAATGTPTLGLFGPSEWWHKAPWGPKGRVLASSPARGEFRPITELTVDQTVAAVLALHDAFISGANPDQP
- the hslV gene encoding ATP-dependent protease subunit HslV; the protein is MTQTSSFPDWHGTTILAVRKNGRTVIAGDGQVSMGPTIVKGAARKVRTLAGGKVLAGFAGATADALTLIERLEAKLEQYPDQLARACVELAKDWRTDRYLRRLEAMLLVADKDTILTVTGVGDVLEPEYGVAAVGSGGNYALAAARALIDEHTELDAEQIARKAMKIAADICVYTNGNLTIESL
- the infC gene encoding translation initiation factor IF-3; this encodes MQAPPVKDGPPINQEIRATRVLLIDQNGEKQGVMPLSAALEAAEEAGLDLVQIVGNAETPVCKILDYGKHRFQEQKKKAEARKRQKVVELKEIKLRPNIDTHDYEVKAKAMHRFFDEGDKVKVTLRFRGREMAHPELGMKLLNKVQADFDEVAKVEYAPRMEGRQMIMILAPR
- a CDS encoding MFS transporter, which produces MRSPIIPARAAGTPTLAVLFAVVFINLVGFGLVVPLLPFFARSLQAEPWQITLLFSAYSLGQFFAEPFWGRLSDRIGRKPVLLATLAANAAGYLLLAFAPNIWAAVLVRLFTGLGAGNISTVQGYIADVTPPERRAGRMGLIGAAFGLGFIVGPGMGGLLAQPQMGHVGYQLPIFAASGAAVLAALGVIFFLRESRARADPAAPRPAFLSGLHFARADAVVSRVLIVSLIYLAGFSAMESAFGLWAENRYAWTAREVGLSFMIVGLVSAVNQGLLAGRLARRFGEARVLAAGMLLFGASLVLQVIAPPAWFPAGRIDLGLFVVPVSSGWIIPVVMGIGACGMSLAMPNISALISRASPPDRQGAMLGLNMAAGSMARIFGPMVAGVLYSAAGADWPFLVGAALTVPAAVMAINAGRAARRRATEA
- a CDS encoding BLUF domain-containing protein; the encoded protein is MPLHRAIYVSDAVGGAATSLLVLAEILGASDRNNRRDGLTGVLMRHGGRFMQAIEGRRADVDRLMDRLRADPRHENLRLLSDQDVSERLFREWPMTLVEMTPDATRVLSGATLDQLSPDRAEALLSAAAGALPLPA